Proteins encoded within one genomic window of Nitrospina gracilis 3/211:
- a CDS encoding fatty acid CoA ligase family protein, translating to MTTPSVENIASLVDHLAATIPNRDALVVPRSGSCRRITFRQLQRETHRLADGLRQSGLDHGDRVLVMVPFGIEFVTLTFALFRIGAVPVLIDPGLDRKQVLTSIENVAPTGFIGVPMAHLARLVYRRHFKSVTQWVTVGRRWLWSGITLRSLRARGGRDAVPVATRPDDPAAILFTSGSTGPPKGVLYTHRMFTLQVEKIKQLYGITIGEVDLPTFPLFGLFGVGLGMTCVLPDMDPTRPAKVNPENILGPIKQFNITSSFGSPALWDTVARYCIEHGRNLEPLKRILIAGAPVPGSLLERFDRILAPDAKVHTPYGATEALPVCSIERREVVDETWTRTQEGAGTCVGKPVEGVDLRILHITDDPIPEWNASLEAAPGTIGEIAVSGPWVTRQYAVLDEANRLSKIKEGERTWHRMGDVGYLDEQGRLWFCGRKSHRIETETGSLFTIVCEAIFNRLPEVRRSALVGVGRKGQQIPVVVVELHDPPSIKDPAVKTRLLAELLELGSANPVTRPIDMVLFHPGFPVDIRHNAKINREKLADWAAVKLADR from the coding sequence ATGACCACTCCTTCCGTAGAAAACATCGCCAGCCTGGTCGATCACCTGGCCGCAACCATTCCCAACCGCGATGCTCTTGTGGTACCGCGTTCCGGCAGCTGCCGACGCATCACTTTCCGCCAACTTCAACGGGAAACGCACCGGCTTGCGGACGGGCTGCGCCAGTCCGGGCTCGACCACGGCGACCGGGTGCTGGTAATGGTGCCGTTCGGCATCGAATTCGTCACGCTTACTTTCGCGCTGTTCCGCATCGGAGCGGTGCCGGTGCTGATCGATCCCGGCCTCGACCGCAAACAGGTGCTGACCAGTATTGAGAACGTGGCGCCGACCGGGTTCATCGGCGTGCCCATGGCCCATCTCGCCAGGCTGGTGTACCGCAGGCATTTCAAATCGGTGACCCAATGGGTGACGGTGGGAAGACGCTGGTTGTGGAGCGGCATCACCCTGCGGTCCCTGCGCGCTCGCGGCGGCCGCGATGCGGTCCCGGTTGCGACCCGACCGGACGACCCGGCGGCCATCCTGTTCACAAGCGGCAGTACGGGACCGCCCAAAGGCGTGCTTTACACTCACCGGATGTTTACCCTGCAGGTCGAAAAGATAAAACAGCTCTACGGCATCACCATTGGCGAAGTGGACCTGCCGACATTTCCATTGTTCGGCCTGTTCGGCGTTGGGCTCGGTATGACCTGCGTTCTCCCGGATATGGACCCCACCCGCCCGGCAAAAGTGAACCCGGAAAACATCCTCGGACCCATAAAGCAATTCAACATCACCAGCAGTTTCGGATCACCCGCCCTGTGGGACACGGTGGCGCGGTATTGCATTGAGCACGGCCGAAACCTGGAACCGCTGAAACGCATCCTGATCGCAGGGGCGCCGGTTCCGGGATCGTTGCTCGAACGATTCGACCGCATTCTGGCTCCCGACGCAAAAGTCCACACCCCCTACGGCGCGACGGAAGCATTGCCGGTATGCTCGATCGAACGGCGGGAAGTTGTGGATGAAACCTGGACGCGCACGCAGGAGGGCGCGGGAACGTGCGTCGGCAAACCGGTGGAAGGCGTGGACCTCAGGATTCTCCACATCACGGACGATCCCATTCCGGAATGGAATGCCTCGCTGGAAGCGGCCCCAGGAACGATCGGCGAAATCGCCGTAAGTGGTCCGTGGGTAACGCGCCAGTACGCAGTGCTGGATGAAGCCAACCGCCTATCAAAAATCAAAGAAGGCGAACGCACCTGGCACCGCATGGGTGACGTGGGATACCTCGATGAACAAGGGCGGTTGTGGTTCTGCGGCAGGAAAAGTCACCGGATCGAAACGGAGACAGGGTCGCTGTTCACCATCGTTTGCGAAGCCATCTTCAACCGCCTCCCCGAGGTGAGGCGGTCGGCATTGGTCGGGGTGGGCAGGAAAGGTCAGCAGATTCCGGTCGTCGTGGTCGAATTGCACGACCCCCCGTCCATCAAGGACCCGGCGGTCAAAACTCGCCTGCTGGCGGAGCTCCTGGAACTGGGCTCAGCCAACCCTGTCACGAGACCCATCGACATGGTGCTGTTTCACCCGGGTTTTCCGGTGGACATCCGGCACAACGCTAAAATCAACCGCGAGAAGCTGGCCGACTGGGCGGCGGTCAAACTTGCCGACCGGTGA
- a CDS encoding TRAP transporter substrate-binding protein, giving the protein MASLLFALVMWTVQATPVHAKTFIKLSTLAPEGSSWMNRMNELAAEVEKATDGEVAFKFYPGGVSGDEIDVIRKMRIGQVHAAGFTGVGLGEILPEVRVLDLPFLYRNDKEIEHVYDRMTGYFSERFEKEGYILLGWVPVGWIHFFSQKPIEQVGDLHDKKAWMWEGDPLVQETYKHLGITPLPMSITDVLLSLQTGMLDTVYASPVGALALQWFTKVGYMSELRMGNATGAVLISKRRFRKLSDAHQKAVREISAKHLKKLVQQVQKDNDKAIEVMKKNGLKVAPMPDGAERQKFFDVGEKVRKGLVGKLFDQKLLDQVLGHLDEVRS; this is encoded by the coding sequence TTGGCATCCCTGCTGTTTGCGCTGGTTATGTGGACCGTGCAGGCCACCCCGGTTCACGCCAAAACGTTCATCAAGCTGTCCACGCTGGCGCCGGAAGGATCGTCGTGGATGAACCGCATGAACGAACTGGCGGCGGAAGTGGAGAAGGCAACCGATGGCGAAGTGGCGTTCAAGTTTTATCCCGGCGGCGTGTCTGGCGATGAGATCGACGTCATCCGCAAAATGCGTATCGGACAGGTGCATGCGGCGGGGTTCACCGGCGTCGGGCTGGGAGAAATTTTGCCCGAGGTGCGGGTGCTCGATCTGCCGTTTTTGTATCGGAACGACAAGGAAATCGAACACGTCTATGACCGCATGACGGGTTACTTCTCCGAGCGGTTCGAGAAGGAAGGGTACATCCTGCTCGGCTGGGTGCCGGTGGGGTGGATTCATTTCTTCTCGCAGAAACCGATCGAACAGGTCGGCGACCTGCACGACAAAAAAGCGTGGATGTGGGAAGGCGACCCTCTGGTGCAGGAAACCTACAAGCATCTGGGCATCACGCCCCTGCCCATGTCCATCACCGACGTTCTGCTTTCATTGCAGACGGGCATGCTGGATACCGTGTACGCGTCACCCGTCGGCGCGCTGGCTCTGCAATGGTTCACGAAGGTGGGGTACATGTCCGAGCTTCGCATGGGCAATGCCACCGGTGCGGTGCTCATTTCCAAACGCCGCTTCCGCAAGCTGTCCGACGCGCACCAGAAAGCGGTGCGGGAAATCAGCGCAAAGCATTTAAAGAAGCTGGTTCAGCAGGTGCAGAAGGACAACGACAAGGCCATCGAGGTGATGAAGAAAAACGGGCTGAAGGTGGCACCGATGCCGGACGGGGCTGAACGGCAGAAGTTTTTTGATGTGGGTGAGAAAGTGCGGAAAGGTCTTGTCGGCAAACTGTTCGACCAGAAACTGCTGGACCAGGTCCTCGGGCACCTCGACGAAGTTCGTTCCTGA
- a CDS encoding TRAP transporter TatT component family protein — MAYRFLALAIVLLFFQACTPRQMVLRMASPLFEGQVAALNEEPDLKLAESAIPASLKMMEGLVKADPENASYHLKLAEGFCGYSFSFVEGKDNRRASDLYLRGRNHAVRSLILNGAPENLLKLPPDEFKSALEDVDKEALPGLFWTGQCWGAWLMFNLTDMEALVAFPKVEAVMRRVLEWDETFHYAGPHLFFGGFYGARSPMLGGKPEQARQHFERALELTERKYLIIQVMYAKTLAVQTQDKQLYTRLLNEVVETPEGVLPGQRLANQVARLKAKQLLEDVDVLF, encoded by the coding sequence ATGGCATACCGATTTCTCGCGTTGGCGATTGTTCTGCTTTTCTTTCAGGCCTGCACACCCCGCCAGATGGTCCTTCGCATGGCGTCTCCTTTGTTCGAAGGCCAGGTGGCGGCGCTCAACGAGGAGCCCGACCTCAAGCTGGCCGAAAGCGCCATCCCCGCCAGCCTCAAGATGATGGAAGGTCTTGTGAAGGCCGATCCCGAAAACGCTTCCTATCATCTCAAGCTGGCGGAAGGATTCTGCGGTTATTCCTTCAGTTTCGTTGAAGGCAAAGACAACCGACGCGCCTCCGACCTTTATCTGCGCGGACGCAACCACGCCGTGCGGTCGCTTATCCTGAACGGCGCTCCGGAAAACCTCCTGAAACTCCCGCCGGACGAATTCAAGTCCGCGCTTGAGGATGTGGATAAGGAAGCTCTCCCGGGCCTGTTCTGGACGGGCCAGTGCTGGGGCGCGTGGCTGATGTTCAACCTCACGGACATGGAAGCGCTGGTCGCATTCCCGAAGGTGGAAGCGGTTATGCGGCGGGTGCTGGAGTGGGACGAAACGTTTCATTATGCCGGGCCACACTTGTTCTTCGGGGGATTTTATGGAGCGCGCTCGCCCATGCTGGGTGGCAAACCGGAACAGGCGCGGCAACATTTCGAGCGCGCCCTCGAGCTGACCGAACGCAAATACCTCATCATTCAGGTGATGTACGCCAAAACCCTGGCGGTACAGACGCAGGATAAGCAACTGTATACCCGGCTTTTGAATGAAGTGGTCGAGACGCCGGAAGGCGTGTTGCCCGGTCAGCGTCTCGCCAACCAGGTGGCGCGCCTGAAAGCAAAACAACTTCTGGAGGATGTGGATGTTCTTTTCTGA
- a CDS encoding DUF1844 domain-containing protein gives MSKDEEKEESSFSFQDRRSSRLSEEDSQQQEQQIKKEQEKEAQKHADQEDSHAHGQQGQMEINFSTFVLSLTSSAFYYLGDIPDPMTGQTQENLPAVQQTIDILTMLKAKTQNNLDHEEQKLLEQLIYELQMKYIAKQKKG, from the coding sequence ATGAGCAAAGACGAAGAAAAGGAAGAAAGCAGTTTCAGTTTCCAGGACCGCCGGTCCTCCCGCTTGTCGGAGGAGGACAGCCAGCAGCAGGAGCAGCAAATCAAAAAGGAACAGGAGAAGGAGGCCCAGAAACATGCAGACCAGGAGGACTCTCACGCACACGGCCAGCAGGGCCAGATGGAGATCAACTTCTCTACCTTCGTACTGTCGCTCACTTCATCCGCCTTTTATTACCTGGGCGACATTCCCGACCCCATGACCGGACAGACGCAGGAAAACCTGCCCGCGGTCCAGCAGACCATCGACATCCTCACCATGCTCAAGGCCAAAACGCAGAACAATCTGGACCATGAGGAACAGAAACTGCTGGAGCAGTTGATCTACGAACTGCAGATGAAATACATCGCCAAGCAGAAAAAAGGCTAG
- a CDS encoding YkgJ family cysteine cluster protein, translating into MTTQFADHNGIYLYGMTDPEDLRRYIQQKYAEAEIQYAYEHLLEGAKALAKQEKIPPIQALWKILDRAYEEKAPPLTCQKGCAHCCHTGVMITELEWEEMVNAARRKGIDLNDIIERAGKSMHKVEKTLESGVDPDKVDWYTMVINQPCPFLEEDQSCAVHENRPLDCRTMVAFREVCDSKKLEHAQRGAVIEEAVAPTVIARLQYEQTPKFKRRKFTGSQKLRLIQHWLLVWRQKQKKKEKVIADCASPNRSPHHAPRRHTDFTQDHRTAGPSRRESRGGRSGGRGRTCGRLRHRPGSLLRRLSCAPAARLRT; encoded by the coding sequence ATGACCACCCAGTTCGCCGATCACAACGGCATTTACCTTTACGGCATGACCGACCCGGAAGACCTGCGGCGGTACATCCAGCAGAAATACGCCGAGGCGGAAATCCAGTACGCTTACGAACACCTGCTGGAAGGCGCGAAGGCGCTGGCGAAACAGGAAAAAATTCCCCCCATCCAGGCACTGTGGAAAATCCTCGACCGCGCTTACGAGGAAAAAGCGCCGCCGCTGACCTGCCAGAAAGGATGCGCGCACTGCTGTCACACCGGCGTCATGATCACCGAACTGGAATGGGAAGAGATGGTGAATGCCGCGCGCCGGAAAGGCATCGACCTCAACGACATCATCGAACGCGCCGGGAAAAGCATGCACAAGGTGGAGAAGACGCTGGAGTCCGGTGTGGATCCGGACAAGGTGGACTGGTACACCATGGTCATCAACCAGCCCTGCCCGTTTCTGGAAGAGGACCAGAGTTGCGCCGTTCACGAGAACCGGCCTCTGGACTGCCGCACCATGGTGGCATTCCGCGAGGTGTGCGACTCCAAAAAGCTGGAGCACGCGCAACGTGGCGCGGTGATCGAGGAAGCCGTGGCGCCGACGGTCATCGCGCGCTTGCAGTACGAACAGACACCCAAGTTCAAACGCAGGAAATTCACCGGTTCGCAGAAACTGCGGCTCATCCAGCACTGGCTGCTGGTTTGGAGACAGAAGCAGAAGAAAAAAGAAAAAGTAATCGCCGATTGCGCATCCCCCAACCGGAGTCCACACCATGCCCCGCGCCGCCACACTGATTTCACCCAGGACCATCGAACTGCAGGACCGTCCCGACGCGAAAGCCGGGGCGGGCGAAGTGGTGGTCGCGGTCGAACATGCGGGCGTCTGCGGCACCGACCTGGCTCTCTTCTCCGGCGATTATCCTGTGCCCCTGCCGCTCGTCTGCGGACATGA
- a CDS encoding alcohol dehydrogenase catalytic domain-containing protein produces MVAVEHAGVCGTDLALFSGDYPVPLPLVCGHEFVGTVTETGSNVAPEWKGKRVTAEINNTCTAYGSPTPCRACQRSMPSHCQNRTVTGIISKDGAFAEEIAVPAGALHDIPEGIDPITATLIEPLAAALQTFVMTPPKENDVVVVLGPGRLGILIVFVASVVHNLKVVTVSRSLEKRDRALRFGATEACSPENARNLIHGLTDGLGADIVVDTTGRPEGFAQALGLVRPRGTISAKTTCGLPAEGLDMTKLVVDELCVQGSRCGPFAPAVDILAQHQDTLKSLITSVQPLTNAQAAIESAFSENKVVISMRGQ; encoded by the coding sequence GTGGTCGCGGTCGAACATGCGGGCGTCTGCGGCACCGACCTGGCTCTCTTCTCCGGCGATTATCCTGTGCCCCTGCCGCTCGTCTGCGGACATGAATTCGTCGGCACCGTCACGGAAACCGGTAGCAACGTGGCCCCGGAGTGGAAGGGGAAACGCGTCACCGCCGAGATCAACAACACCTGCACTGCCTACGGGTCTCCCACACCCTGCCGCGCCTGCCAGCGCAGCATGCCCAGCCACTGCCAGAACCGCACCGTTACCGGCATCATCTCCAAAGACGGTGCGTTCGCCGAAGAGATTGCGGTTCCAGCAGGCGCTCTCCACGATATTCCGGAAGGAATCGATCCCATCACCGCCACGCTCATCGAACCCCTAGCTGCGGCATTGCAAACCTTCGTCATGACTCCGCCAAAAGAAAACGACGTGGTCGTGGTATTGGGTCCGGGCCGCCTGGGCATCCTCATCGTGTTCGTCGCATCCGTTGTGCACAATCTGAAGGTGGTGACCGTTTCGCGGAGCCTGGAGAAGCGCGACCGTGCCCTCCGGTTCGGCGCCACGGAGGCCTGTTCTCCGGAAAATGCCCGCAACCTGATCCACGGCTTGACGGATGGCCTGGGCGCAGACATCGTGGTCGACACCACAGGTCGGCCGGAAGGGTTCGCTCAGGCTCTGGGACTGGTCCGGCCCCGCGGCACCATCTCCGCCAAGACCACCTGCGGCCTGCCCGCCGAAGGGTTGGACATGACCAAGCTGGTGGTCGACGAATTGTGCGTGCAGGGTTCACGTTGCGGCCCGTTCGCTCCGGCGGTGGACATCCTCGCACAACACCAGGACACGTTGAAATCGCTCATCACATCCGTGCAACCGCTCACAAATGCGCAAGCGGCCATCGAATCCGCCTTCTCCGAAAACAAGGTCGTGATCAGTATGCGGGGCCAGTAA
- a CDS encoding carboxymuconolactone decarboxylase family protein gives MEKVTTKAQELLDKAEKGFGFVPNVLKELAVSPETLDLYLSGTAIMNDTVLNEREKQLVILAVSTFNGCGYCKAAHGMVATKAGASHEDVEAVKNKTPLKNERDQHLVDATSRTLEKKGWLTAEDLSEFEGWGIDRRQVFEIVGIIALKTITNYANHIAHTELDDVFKQG, from the coding sequence ATGGAAAAAGTCACAACCAAAGCACAGGAACTCCTCGACAAAGCCGAAAAAGGATTTGGCTTCGTGCCCAATGTTTTGAAAGAACTCGCGGTCAGCCCGGAAACACTGGACCTCTACCTGAGTGGTACGGCGATCATGAACGACACCGTGCTCAACGAACGCGAGAAGCAACTGGTCATTCTCGCGGTGTCCACTTTCAACGGGTGCGGTTACTGCAAGGCGGCGCACGGGATGGTGGCAACAAAAGCCGGTGCGAGTCATGAAGATGTCGAGGCGGTCAAAAACAAAACGCCGCTTAAAAACGAACGCGACCAGCACCTGGTGGACGCCACCTCCCGCACACTTGAGAAAAAAGGCTGGCTGACCGCCGAGGACTTGAGTGAGTTCGAGGGCTGGGGCATCGACCGCCGTCAGGTGTTTGAGATTGTTGGCATCATCGCGCTCAAGACCATCACCAACTACGCCAACCACATCGCCCACACCGAACTCGACGACGTGTTCAAACAGGGATGA
- a CDS encoding hydantoinase B/oxoprolinase family protein encodes MADSKRFRFSIDRGGTFTDVYAEVPGEPGYRVVKLLSEDPDHYPDAPVEGIRRVLEEVLRTPLPKEGFDASSVEWVRMGTTVATNALLERKGAKTALIITKGFADALVIGKQNRPHLFQLAIPTPQPLYSAVLEIDERLRLLKPDEIDGTPHAIRCPSGDAVEVLATPEWGEVHDDLQRLKDKGIESLAVVLLHAYAYDAHEKKIEKLAREVGFGHVSVSSATMPRIKLVDRGQTTVVDAALTPHIRRYLEGFRRRFQNPKADLLFMQSDGGLVRADRFKGSNGILSGPAGGVVGYAATGFDPHHPQPLIGFDMGGTSTDVSRFDGLYDWVQETEIAGVHLMAPQLDIRTVAAGGGSRLFFQNGMLAVGPESSGAHPGPVCYRKGGHLSLTDANLLLGRLVPEFFPHIFGPNHDEPLDTDTARRAFESLAQNINAEQEKRGESPMSLEAIALGCVEVANETMARPIRELSIARGHDVRTHALSCFGGAGGQHACAIARSLGIRRILIHRFAGILSAYGLALADVVVEKEEPVSWVWDANSKARWEPRLADLRGKAQEALQAEGFDPASIEVQEFLSLRYEGTDHAVMVRRPVDDNFATPFRVLYRREYGFELEGRPILIDGLRVRGIGKTSRPIVPPLAPKEAPTPPAALTDCYFKDGWQKTPVFRLESMGAEEKLTGPAILLNDTSTILVEPDCTARITKEGDVEIEVGAATEAKADTRWDPVQLALFSNRFMSIAEQMGHTLQRTAVSTNIKERQDFSCAVFDPEGGLVANAPHQPVHLGSMGEAVRAQIRLHGDAMQEGDVFLSNHPQAGGTHLPDMTVITPVFEGGRAVFFVASRGHHADIGGSTPGSMPAFSTRIEEEGAAVESFQLVKGGLFQEEALRKLLTTPPDIPGYDKPQMLSGTRALADNVSDLKAQIAANRRGIDLLRSLIKEYSLPVVHAYMGYIQQSAEMAVREVLEELYRKHGGQPLAAEDRMDDGTPIHLQVGLQENGGALFDFSGTGKEVAGNLNAPVAVTCSAVLYCLRCLVRRDIPLNQGCLNPVRFVIPEGSILNPSKHAAVAAGNVLTSQRVVDVVLKAFGAAAASQGCMNNLTFGNERFGYYETIGGGAGAGPGWHGRSGVHTHMTNTRITDPEILEKRYPVLLWEFSIRKGSGGNGRYRGGAGLVRELEFLQPLQVTLLCERRVHAPFGLNGGDDAARGVNLLLRTDGTEENLGGKNEINVNPGDRLRLLTPGGGGYGEPGF; translated from the coding sequence ATGGCCGACTCCAAACGTTTCCGATTTTCCATAGACCGCGGAGGGACCTTCACCGACGTGTACGCGGAAGTGCCGGGAGAGCCGGGTTACCGCGTGGTCAAACTGCTTTCGGAGGACCCGGACCACTATCCCGATGCGCCGGTCGAGGGTATCCGCCGTGTTCTGGAAGAGGTATTGCGCACGCCTTTACCAAAGGAAGGGTTTGATGCTTCGTCCGTCGAGTGGGTGAGGATGGGTACCACGGTTGCGACCAACGCGCTCCTCGAACGCAAGGGAGCGAAGACGGCGCTCATCATCACCAAAGGTTTCGCCGACGCGCTGGTCATCGGCAAGCAGAACCGCCCGCACCTGTTCCAACTCGCCATCCCCACGCCGCAACCGCTTTACTCTGCAGTGCTCGAAATCGACGAACGCCTGCGCCTGCTCAAACCCGATGAAATCGACGGCACTCCACACGCCATCCGTTGTCCTTCCGGCGATGCGGTGGAGGTGCTGGCCACTCCTGAATGGGGGGAGGTTCACGATGACCTGCAACGCCTCAAGGACAAGGGAATCGAGAGCCTCGCCGTGGTTCTGCTCCATGCCTACGCCTACGATGCGCACGAAAAAAAGATAGAGAAACTGGCACGCGAGGTCGGGTTCGGGCACGTGTCAGTGTCATCGGCTACCATGCCGCGCATCAAACTGGTGGATAGGGGGCAGACCACTGTGGTGGACGCGGCCCTCACGCCCCATATCCGGCGCTATCTGGAAGGGTTTCGAAGGCGGTTTCAGAATCCCAAAGCGGACCTCCTGTTCATGCAGTCGGACGGGGGACTCGTCCGCGCCGACCGGTTCAAAGGGTCGAACGGGATTCTTTCGGGACCGGCCGGTGGTGTGGTGGGTTACGCGGCGACGGGGTTCGATCCGCACCATCCGCAACCGCTCATCGGTTTCGACATGGGGGGCACCTCCACCGATGTGTCGCGCTTCGATGGCCTATACGACTGGGTGCAGGAAACGGAAATTGCCGGCGTTCACCTGATGGCTCCGCAGCTCGATATCCGAACCGTGGCGGCAGGCGGCGGCTCGCGTCTGTTTTTCCAGAACGGCATGCTGGCGGTGGGACCGGAATCTTCCGGAGCACACCCCGGGCCGGTCTGCTATCGCAAGGGAGGTCACCTCTCCCTCACCGACGCCAACCTCCTGCTCGGGAGGCTGGTGCCGGAGTTTTTTCCACATATCTTCGGTCCCAATCATGACGAACCGCTTGATACAGACACCGCGCGCCGTGCATTCGAATCGCTTGCCCAGAACATCAACGCGGAGCAAGAGAAAAGAGGCGAGTCGCCGATGAGTCTCGAAGCCATTGCTCTGGGATGTGTCGAGGTGGCGAACGAAACCATGGCCCGTCCCATCCGCGAGCTTTCCATCGCCCGCGGTCACGATGTACGCACGCATGCGCTGTCGTGTTTCGGCGGCGCCGGGGGACAGCACGCCTGCGCCATCGCCCGCTCGCTCGGCATCCGCCGCATCCTCATCCATCGCTTCGCGGGCATCCTCTCGGCCTACGGGCTGGCCCTGGCCGACGTGGTGGTGGAAAAAGAAGAACCGGTGTCGTGGGTCTGGGATGCGAACAGCAAAGCCAGGTGGGAACCCCGCCTTGCGGATCTGCGCGGGAAGGCTCAAGAGGCGTTGCAGGCGGAAGGATTCGATCCGGCTTCCATCGAGGTGCAGGAGTTTTTGAGCCTGCGATATGAGGGCACCGACCATGCGGTCATGGTCCGGCGTCCCGTGGACGACAACTTCGCCACTCCGTTCCGTGTCCTGTACCGGCGTGAGTATGGATTCGAACTGGAAGGGCGGCCGATTCTCATCGACGGCCTGCGCGTACGCGGCATCGGCAAAACGTCCCGGCCAATCGTGCCACCGCTCGCTCCAAAGGAAGCACCCACGCCGCCTGCCGCACTCACGGACTGTTATTTCAAAGACGGCTGGCAGAAGACGCCGGTGTTTCGATTGGAGTCGATGGGCGCGGAGGAAAAATTAACCGGTCCGGCGATCCTTCTAAATGACACCTCCACCATTCTGGTCGAACCCGACTGCACGGCGCGCATCACGAAGGAAGGCGATGTGGAAATCGAAGTCGGGGCCGCAACGGAGGCGAAAGCGGACACGCGTTGGGACCCGGTGCAGCTCGCTCTGTTCAGCAACCGGTTCATGTCGATCGCCGAACAGATGGGGCATACGCTCCAGCGCACGGCGGTGTCGACCAACATCAAGGAGCGGCAGGATTTTTCCTGCGCCGTTTTCGATCCGGAAGGCGGACTCGTCGCCAATGCACCGCACCAGCCGGTGCACCTGGGATCGATGGGCGAGGCGGTGCGGGCACAGATCCGCCTCCATGGTGACGCCATGCAGGAGGGAGACGTGTTTCTGTCGAACCACCCTCAGGCGGGCGGCACGCATCTTCCAGACATGACCGTCATCACCCCGGTCTTTGAAGGCGGGCGCGCTGTCTTCTTTGTCGCCAGTCGGGGTCATCATGCCGACATCGGCGGCAGTACGCCCGGATCGATGCCCGCCTTCTCCACGCGCATCGAGGAAGAGGGTGCGGCGGTAGAGTCGTTCCAACTGGTAAAGGGAGGCCTGTTCCAGGAAGAGGCGTTGAGAAAGTTGCTCACCACGCCGCCGGATATTCCCGGTTATGACAAACCGCAGATGCTTTCCGGCACGCGGGCGCTGGCGGATAATGTGTCCGACCTCAAGGCGCAGATCGCCGCCAACCGGCGCGGTATCGACCTGCTTCGCTCGCTTATAAAGGAATACTCCCTGCCCGTGGTGCATGCGTACATGGGTTACATCCAGCAAAGCGCCGAGATGGCGGTACGCGAAGTGTTGGAAGAATTGTACCGCAAGCACGGCGGTCAGCCTCTGGCGGCGGAAGATCGCATGGACGACGGGACTCCGATTCACTTGCAGGTCGGGTTGCAGGAAAACGGGGGTGCGCTGTTCGATTTTTCCGGCACGGGAAAGGAGGTGGCGGGTAACCTGAACGCGCCGGTGGCGGTGACTTGCTCGGCGGTGCTTTACTGCCTGCGTTGCCTGGTGCGCCGCGATATTCCGCTCAACCAGGGTTGTCTCAATCCGGTGCGGTTCGTCATCCCGGAGGGATCGATCCTGAATCCGTCCAAACACGCGGCGGTGGCGGCGGGCAACGTGCTCACCTCGCAACGCGTGGTGGACGTGGTGCTGAAAGCGTTCGGTGCGGCGGCGGCTTCGCAGGGATGCATGAACAATCTCACCTTCGGCAATGAAAGGTTCGGTTATTACGAGACCATTGGGGGCGGGGCGGGGGCGGGACCCGGCTGGCACGGACGCTCCGGCGTTCACACGCACATGACCAACACGCGCATCACCGATCCCGAAATCCTCGAAAAACGCTATCCGGTTTTATTGTGGGAGTTTTCGATCCGCAAGGGTTCCGGAGGAAACGGGCGTTACCGGGGAGGCGCTGGACTCGTCCGCGAACTGGAATTCCTGCAACCGTTGCAGGTCACCCTTCTGTGTGAGCGCCGCGTGCACGCGCCGTTTGGGTTGAACGGTGGCGACGATGCCGCACGCGGGGTCAACCTGCTTCTACGCACCGATGGCACCGAGGAAAACCTCGGCGGCAAAAACGAAATCAACGTGAATCCCGGTGACCGCCTGCGCCTGCTCACCCCCGGCGGCGGCGGTTACGGCGAACCGGGGTTCTGA